In Gemmatimonadetes bacterium T265, one DNA window encodes the following:
- a CDS encoding alpha/beta hydrolase, which translates to MSGQRASARAHLAADGTRLAVHETGAGAATVFQHGLCGDARQPYELFPHRAGRRLVTLECRAHGESATGPEDAFSIARFADDLAGFMDAERLGRAVVGGVSMGAAVALRLAVRRPDLVRALVLVRPAWVADAAPANMRPNAEAGRLLAHHPPGRARALFEASGTAARLAADAPDNLASLRGLFSREPAAVTAALLRAIAADGPGLTEGEVAAVRVPALVVGCGRDVVHPLATAERLAALLPHPRLVRVTPKGDDRRRHVGEVCAALDAFLLEVAL; encoded by the coding sequence GTGAGTGGGCAACGTGCGAGCGCGCGTGCCCACCTCGCGGCCGACGGGACGCGGCTGGCGGTGCACGAGACCGGCGCCGGCGCCGCGACCGTGTTCCAGCACGGGCTGTGCGGCGACGCGCGGCAGCCGTACGAGCTCTTCCCGCACCGCGCCGGTCGCCGGCTCGTCACGCTCGAATGCCGCGCCCACGGCGAGTCCGCGACGGGGCCGGAGGACGCCTTTTCGATCGCCCGGTTCGCCGACGACCTCGCCGGCTTCATGGACGCCGAGCGTCTGGGCCGCGCGGTCGTCGGCGGCGTCTCGATGGGGGCCGCCGTCGCCCTCCGGCTGGCGGTGCGGAGGCCGGACCTCGTGCGCGCCCTCGTGCTCGTCCGCCCGGCCTGGGTGGCGGACGCCGCGCCGGCGAACATGCGCCCGAACGCCGAGGCCGGCCGGCTGCTGGCGCACCACCCGCCCGGGCGGGCGCGGGCGCTGTTCGAGGCGTCCGGGACCGCCGCCCGCCTCGCCGCCGACGCGCCGGACAACCTCGCCTCGCTGCGCGGCCTCTTCTCGCGCGAGCCGGCCGCCGTGACGGCCGCGCTGCTGCGCGCGATCGCGGCCGACGGCCCCGGCCTAACGGAGGGCGAGGTAGCCGCGGTCCGCGTCCCGGCCCTGGTCGTCGGCTGTGGGCGCGACGTCGTCCACCCGCTCGCGACCGCGGAGCGCCTCGCCGCGCTGCTGCCGCACCCCCGGCTCGTGCGGGTCACGCCCAAAGGCGACGACCGGCGCCGGCACGTCGGCGAGGTCTGCGCCGCCCTCGACGCCTTTCTGCTGGAGGTCGCCTTGTGA
- a CDS encoding glycan metabolism protein RagB gives MKTLRSLAAAVALGVAALPLAGCDKFLKQDPTGTVSSDQLNTAANLEGMVVAAYANLGNDHFSVPYTSMWPYGDVRSGDSYKGGGGTGDINEFNSLEQFVFVQPTIGQFDAMWYRLYVGVGRANDALRRINAASAADFPNKLQRQAELRFIRAHFYFMLKELFNRVPYIDENLDLAKYPTVSNVALGSDSVWSLIASDFRFAAATLPATQADEGRVTKYAAEAYLAKVQLWRAYVQNDAHAVTSVDQGRLQEVVQLTGDVIASGQYALTPDFADNFLFATEKNKEAIFKINMSQSDGTPHGRVDMANGLNYTMAPQYGCCWFHIPSQNLINAFKTDAQGLPMFATYNQTSLADSVDYQTNTVDPRLDHTVGIVGHPFKYEPGFVFLPGWARVPQVYGLHSSMKELQQPDCACLVKVGPFFASSKDIETIRYADVLLWQAEALIELGRQNEALPLINQVRNRAAASTGRLKYADGTPISNYNVQPYSGAGWTQDYARQALRYERRMEFAMEGIRFFDLVRWGVAAQTLNDYFAVEAQRHDYLKQAHFTAGRDEYLPIPQNQINFTQGLYQQNPGY, from the coding sequence ATGAAGACGTTACGGTCCCTGGCGGCGGCGGTCGCGTTAGGCGTCGCCGCGCTCCCGCTCGCGGGGTGCGACAAGTTCCTCAAGCAGGACCCCACGGGCACGGTCAGCAGCGACCAGCTGAACACGGCGGCGAACCTCGAGGGCATGGTCGTCGCGGCGTACGCGAACCTCGGCAACGACCACTTCAGCGTCCCCTACACGAGCATGTGGCCGTACGGCGACGTGCGCTCGGGCGACTCGTACAAGGGCGGCGGCGGCACGGGCGACATCAACGAGTTCAACAGCCTCGAGCAGTTCGTCTTCGTCCAGCCGACGATCGGGCAGTTCGACGCGATGTGGTACCGGCTCTACGTCGGCGTCGGGCGGGCGAACGACGCGCTGCGCCGGATCAACGCCGCCAGCGCCGCCGACTTCCCGAACAAGCTGCAGCGCCAGGCCGAGCTGCGCTTCATCCGGGCGCACTTCTACTTCATGCTCAAGGAGCTGTTCAACCGCGTCCCGTACATCGACGAGAACCTCGACCTCGCCAAGTACCCCACGGTCTCGAACGTCGCGCTCGGCAGCGACTCGGTCTGGAGCCTGATCGCGTCCGACTTCCGCTTCGCCGCGGCCACCCTGCCCGCCACCCAGGCCGACGAGGGGCGGGTCACGAAGTACGCCGCCGAGGCGTACCTGGCGAAGGTCCAGCTGTGGCGGGCGTACGTGCAGAACGACGCCCACGCCGTGACGAGCGTCGACCAGGGCAGGCTGCAGGAGGTCGTCCAACTCACGGGCGACGTCATCGCGTCCGGCCAGTACGCGCTGACCCCGGACTTCGCGGACAACTTTTTGTTCGCGACGGAGAAGAACAAGGAGGCCATCTTCAAGATCAACATGTCGCAGTCCGACGGCACGCCGCACGGGCGGGTCGACATGGCCAATGGCCTCAACTACACGATGGCGCCGCAGTACGGCTGCTGCTGGTTCCACATCCCGAGCCAGAACCTGATTAACGCGTTCAAGACGGACGCGCAGGGGCTCCCGATGTTCGCCACGTACAACCAGACGAGCCTGGCGGACTCGGTCGACTACCAGACCAACACCGTCGACCCGCGCCTGGACCACACGGTGGGCATCGTGGGTCACCCGTTCAAGTACGAGCCGGGCTTCGTCTTCCTCCCGGGGTGGGCCCGCGTCCCGCAGGTGTATGGGCTGCACTCGTCGATGAAGGAGCTGCAGCAGCCCGACTGCGCGTGCCTGGTCAAGGTGGGGCCGTTCTTCGCGAGTTCGAAGGACATCGAGACGATCCGCTACGCGGACGTCCTGCTCTGGCAGGCCGAGGCGCTGATCGAGCTGGGGCGCCAGAACGAGGCGCTCCCGCTCATCAACCAGGTCCGCAACCGCGCGGCCGCGAGCACCGGGCGGCTGAAGTACGCGGACGGCACGCCGATCTCGAACTACAACGTCCAGCCGTACTCCGGCGCGGGCTGGACGCAGGACTACGCCCGCCAGGCGCTGCGCTACGAGCGGCGGATGGAGTTCGCGATGGAGGGGATCCGCTTCTTCGACCTCGTGCGCTGGGGCGTCGCGGCCCAGACGCTCAACGACTACTTCGCCGTCGAGGCGCAGCGGCACGACTACCTGAAGCAGGCCCATTTCACCGCGGGACGCGACGAATACCTGCCGATCCCGCAGAACCAGATCAACTTCACGCAGGGGCTCTACCAGCAGAACCCCGGCTACTGA
- a CDS encoding glucokinase, with the protein MPNVSRAVGLDLGGTQVRAALVDDGGAVLARAAAPTDVGGGPSAVLAQFDALVAAVLRGARVATVDRVGIASPGPLDTEAGVVLGIPTLPGWRGFPLRAALAERFGRPVVVENDAIAAAYGEWRFGAGRGLRHVVYVTVSTGIGGGVVIDGRLVHGRLGMATHVGHIRLVEGGPACSCGAFGCFEALASGTALAREARAAAATSDRTGPVTAEDVVRLAREGDPAARVLLDAEARWLGVGFASLIHLFSPERVVMGGGVSRAFDLLEGGVHAVIERTVMPPFRGVRVVRAELDGDSGLVGAAALALDQRAADRGDTLDMRTP; encoded by the coding sequence GTGCCTAACGTGTCCCGCGCGGTCGGCCTCGACCTCGGGGGGACGCAGGTCCGCGCCGCGCTCGTCGACGACGGCGGGGCGGTCCTCGCGCGCGCCGCGGCTCCCACGGACGTCGGCGGCGGGCCGTCGGCGGTGCTGGCCCAGTTCGACGCCCTGGTCGCCGCGGTCCTGCGCGGCGCCCGCGTCGCGACGGTCGACCGCGTGGGCATCGCGTCGCCCGGCCCGCTCGACACCGAGGCGGGGGTCGTGTTAGGCATCCCCACGCTGCCCGGCTGGCGGGGGTTCCCGCTCCGGGCGGCGCTGGCCGAGCGGTTCGGCCGGCCCGTCGTGGTCGAGAACGACGCCATCGCCGCGGCCTACGGCGAGTGGCGCTTCGGCGCCGGCCGGGGGCTCCGACACGTCGTCTACGTCACCGTCAGCACCGGCATCGGCGGGGGCGTCGTGATCGACGGGCGCCTCGTGCACGGACGGCTCGGCATGGCCACGCACGTCGGGCACATCCGGCTGGTCGAGGGCGGGCCGGCCTGCTCGTGCGGCGCGTTCGGTTGCTTCGAGGCGCTCGCGTCCGGGACCGCGCTCGCGCGCGAGGCGCGCGCCGCGGCCGCGACGTCCGACCGCACCGGGCCGGTCACGGCCGAGGACGTCGTGCGGCTCGCGCGCGAGGGCGACCCCGCAGCCCGCGTCCTGCTCGACGCCGAGGCGCGCTGGCTCGGCGTCGGCTTCGCCTCGCTAATCCACCTGTTCAGCCCCGAACGGGTGGTCATGGGCGGGGGCGTGTCGCGGGCGTTCGACCTGCTCGAGGGCGGCGTGCACGCCGTGATCGAACGAACCGTCATGCCCCCGTTCCGCGGCGTGCGCGTCGTGCGGGCGGAGCTGGACGGAGATTCCGGCCTCGTCGGCGCCGCGGCGCTGGCTCTGGACCAACGGGCGGCCGACCGCGGCGACACGCTCGACATGAGGACGCCATGA
- a CDS encoding oxidoreductase, producing MLGCGPIAQAAHFESCTKARNADLYAICDIAPDLLARMACTHQPARTYADYDAMLADPDLEAVVIAISDAFHVPASIAALQAGKHVLCEKPVATTVDEVLRLQDAVDASGRVFQVGHMKRFDAGIEAARDFVDAEMGEMLALKAWYCDSTHRYAVTDAVQPLIVASAAARKPAEDPKANRERYYMLAHGSHLVDTARYLGGEILEVDARLGERFGAYCWFVDAAFAAGTLGHLDLTVAVRMDWHEGFQIYGERGSVLGKTYNPWYYKTSDVDVFREADGTTTRVLGADGHFYRRQLEGFADVVLHGAPMRGAGIADGVASVRAMAAIAESVRTRKPVRLADAVGGP from the coding sequence GTGCTGGGCTGCGGCCCGATCGCCCAAGCCGCCCACTTCGAAAGCTGTACCAAGGCGAGGAACGCGGACCTCTACGCGATCTGCGACATCGCGCCCGACTTGCTGGCGCGCATGGCGTGCACGCACCAGCCCGCGCGCACATACGCGGACTATGACGCGATGTTGGCGGACCCCGACCTCGAGGCCGTCGTCATCGCCATCTCGGACGCGTTCCACGTGCCCGCGTCGATCGCCGCCCTGCAGGCCGGCAAGCACGTCCTCTGCGAAAAGCCGGTCGCGACCACCGTCGACGAGGTGTTGCGTCTCCAAGACGCGGTCGACGCATCGGGCCGGGTCTTCCAGGTCGGCCACATGAAGCGGTTCGACGCCGGGATCGAGGCCGCCAGGGACTTCGTCGACGCCGAGATGGGCGAGATGCTCGCCCTCAAGGCGTGGTACTGCGATTCGACCCACCGCTACGCGGTCACCGACGCGGTCCAGCCGCTGATCGTCGCGAGTGCCGCGGCCAGGAAGCCGGCCGAGGACCCGAAAGCCAACCGCGAGCGCTACTACATGCTCGCGCACGGCAGCCACCTCGTGGACACGGCGCGCTACCTCGGGGGCGAGATCCTCGAGGTCGACGCCCGCCTCGGCGAACGCTTCGGCGCCTACTGCTGGTTCGTCGACGCCGCCTTCGCCGCGGGCACGTTAGGCCACCTGGACCTCACGGTCGCGGTCCGGATGGACTGGCACGAGGGGTTCCAGATCTACGGGGAGCGCGGCAGCGTGCTCGGCAAGACGTACAACCCGTGGTACTACAAGACGAGCGACGTCGACGTCTTCCGCGAGGCCGACGGGACGACGACGCGCGTGCTCGGCGCCGACGGGCACTTCTACCGCCGGCAACTCGAAGGCTTCGCCGACGTCGTGCTCCACGGCGCGCCGATGCGCGGCGCCGGCATCGCGGACGGCGTCGCCTCGGTGCGCGCGATGGCCGCGATCGCCGAGTCGGTCCGAACCCGCAAACCCGTCCGGCTCGCCGACGCCGTCGGGGGGCCGTGA
- the mtlD gene encoding mannitol dehydrogenase — protein sequence MTKLSNATLAGVRGVRVPDYDRTRVTAGIAHVGVGNFHRVHEAVYVDDCLHRPGHEGWGIVGIGLMDDAQSRAKAAAFPAQDGLYTVTSFAPDGARATRVIGAMVEYLHAPSDPEAVLVRLTDPAIRVVSLTVTEGGYGIDETTGEFRTDAPDVARDLAGGPPRTVFGCLAEALARRRRAGTPPFTVVSCDNLRGNGDTARKAIASFARARDPELGAFVDREVAFPNGMVDRIAPRVSDADRDRLNARSGIDDAFPAVCESYTQWVIEDHFPAGRPELEAVGVELRDDVPAFEAVKGRLLNASHMLLSYPSLLCGYRLVHDAVADWRLRELLDRFMDRDAVPLIEAPPGVSLEAYKAQVLARFSNVAIRDQLLRIAHDGAAKIPVFHTRTLAMLARAGGDMRREAFFLACFRRYLAGVDDRGAAFEVFEPHLDGGDLALARGDDPLGLLRTQPFRALTLDAHPPFVEAYLGAVEGLRTGGAARTLEALHETS from the coding sequence ATGACCAAGCTCTCCAACGCGACCCTCGCCGGCGTGCGCGGCGTGCGCGTGCCGGACTACGACCGCACCCGGGTGACCGCCGGCATCGCCCACGTCGGCGTCGGCAACTTCCACCGCGTGCACGAGGCGGTCTACGTCGACGACTGCCTGCACCGCCCCGGGCACGAGGGCTGGGGCATCGTCGGGATCGGGCTGATGGACGACGCGCAGTCGCGGGCCAAGGCGGCCGCGTTCCCGGCGCAGGACGGGCTGTACACGGTCACGAGCTTCGCCCCGGACGGCGCCCGCGCCACGCGCGTGATCGGGGCGATGGTGGAATACCTGCACGCGCCGTCCGACCCCGAGGCCGTGCTCGTCCGCCTAACGGACCCGGCGATCCGCGTCGTGTCGCTGACGGTGACCGAGGGCGGCTACGGCATCGACGAGACCACGGGCGAGTTCCGGACGGACGCGCCCGACGTCGCCCGCGACCTCGCGGGCGGTCCGCCGCGGACCGTGTTCGGCTGCCTCGCCGAGGCGCTCGCACGGCGCCGGCGCGCGGGCACCCCGCCGTTCACCGTCGTGTCGTGCGACAACCTGCGCGGCAACGGCGACACCGCGCGCAAGGCGATCGCGTCGTTCGCCCGGGCGCGGGACCCGGAGCTCGGCGCCTTCGTCGACCGCGAGGTCGCGTTCCCGAACGGCATGGTCGACCGCATCGCGCCGCGGGTGTCGGACGCCGACCGCGACCGGCTGAACGCGCGCAGCGGCATCGACGACGCGTTCCCGGCCGTGTGCGAGAGCTACACGCAGTGGGTGATCGAGGACCACTTCCCCGCGGGCCGGCCGGAGCTCGAGGCGGTCGGGGTCGAGTTGCGCGACGACGTGCCGGCGTTCGAGGCCGTGAAGGGTCGGCTCCTGAACGCCAGCCACATGCTGCTGTCCTACCCTTCCCTGCTGTGCGGCTACCGCCTCGTGCACGACGCGGTCGCGGACTGGCGGCTGCGCGAGCTGCTCGACCGCTTCATGGACCGCGATGCGGTCCCGCTGATCGAGGCCCCGCCCGGCGTCTCGCTCGAGGCCTACAAGGCGCAGGTGCTCGCCCGCTTCTCGAACGTCGCGATCCGCGACCAGCTCCTGCGCATCGCGCACGACGGCGCGGCGAAGATCCCCGTCTTTCACACGAGGACGCTCGCGATGCTCGCCCGGGCCGGAGGCGACATGCGGCGCGAGGCGTTCTTCCTCGCCTGCTTCCGCCGCTACCTGGCCGGCGTCGACGACCGCGGCGCGGCGTTCGAGGTGTTCGAGCCGCACCTCGACGGCGGCGACCTCGCACTCGCCCGCGGCGACGACCCGCTCGGCCTCCTGCGCACGCAGCCGTTCCGGGCCCTCACCCTCGACGCGCACCCGCCGTTCGTCGAGGCCTACCTCGGCGCGGTCGAGGGGCTCCGCACCGGGGGCGCCGCGCGCACGCTCGAGGCCCTGCACGAGACGTCGTGA
- a CDS encoding 2,6-beta-D-fructofuranosidase: protein MGRSRPACPGRRRGDVGLVAAALLALASARGPARAQAAPAAAPAAAPAAAPAAAPAAAPAAAPAAAPAAAPAAAARDTADPYRPRFHLTPPTGWMGDPDGLVYAGGWYHVFYWGHAVSRDLVHWRELPDALYSPDHAHLAFSGSAVVDTANTSGLRRRGADPLVAFLTRPGRGETMAVSYDGGRTFEDDAADPVVRHEGRDPKVFWYAPGKHWVMVVYDESQTRPLATGGTAIRYQNAIYTSPDLTHWTYQSSVPGFFECPELFALGVEGQPGVTKWVMYDGSGSYVVGDFDGRRFTPEQTFRHYDYGHAFYASQTYNNLPAGDGRRVQIGWFRGGHFDGMPFNQKMTFPTSLKLRRSFDGYRLTPTPVAEIASLHARTHTFTNQIIVGDSAFRSPATGDVLHVIAEIDPGDAPVVGLDVNGYRLAYDRFSKTLNGIGYVPPSADNLRIEVIVDRVGVEAFVNDGDLYFVDALNSADAAKKLEVFATGGRERKAVLKSLTVHELGSIWAPADAKAARSASTR from the coding sequence ATGGGCCGCAGCCGACCGGCGTGCCCCGGCCGACGCCGGGGCGACGTCGGACTGGTCGCCGCCGCGCTGCTGGCCCTCGCGTCCGCGCGCGGGCCGGCGCGCGCGCAGGCAGCGCCCGCGGCAGCGCCCGCGGCAGCGCCCGCGGCAGCGCCCGCGGCAGCGCCCGCGGCAGCGCCCGCGGCAGCGCCCGCGGCAGCGCCCGCGGCAGCGCCCGCGGCGGCCGCGCGGGACACCGCCGACCCGTACCGGCCGCGCTTCCACCTCACGCCACCGACGGGCTGGATGGGCGACCCGGACGGCCTCGTCTACGCGGGCGGCTGGTACCACGTCTTCTACTGGGGGCACGCGGTCAGCCGCGACTTGGTCCACTGGCGCGAGCTGCCCGACGCGCTCTACTCGCCGGACCACGCCCACCTCGCGTTCTCGGGCTCCGCGGTCGTCGACACCGCGAACACGAGCGGACTCCGGCGGCGCGGCGCGGACCCGCTCGTCGCATTCCTCACCCGCCCGGGGCGCGGCGAGACCATGGCGGTGAGCTACGACGGCGGCCGCACCTTCGAGGACGACGCGGCGGACCCGGTCGTTAGGCACGAGGGGCGCGACCCCAAGGTGTTCTGGTACGCGCCCGGCAAGCACTGGGTCATGGTCGTCTACGACGAGTCGCAGACCCGCCCCCTCGCGACCGGCGGGACGGCCATCCGCTACCAGAACGCGATCTACACGTCGCCGGACCTGACGCACTGGACCTACCAGTCGAGCGTCCCGGGCTTCTTCGAATGCCCCGAGTTGTTCGCGCTCGGGGTGGAGGGGCAGCCGGGCGTGACGAAATGGGTGATGTACGACGGGTCCGGCTCCTACGTCGTCGGCGACTTCGACGGCCGGCGGTTCACGCCGGAGCAGACGTTCCGGCACTACGACTACGGGCACGCGTTCTACGCCTCGCAGACCTACAACAACCTCCCGGCGGGCGACGGCCGGCGGGTCCAGATCGGCTGGTTCCGCGGCGGGCACTTCGACGGGATGCCGTTCAACCAGAAGATGACGTTCCCGACGTCGCTCAAACTGCGCCGGAGCTTCGACGGGTACCGCCTGACCCCGACGCCCGTCGCGGAGATCGCCTCGCTGCACGCGCGCACGCACACGTTCACGAACCAGATCATCGTCGGCGACAGCGCGTTCCGCTCGCCGGCGACGGGCGACGTGCTGCACGTGATCGCCGAGATCGACCCGGGCGACGCACCCGTCGTGGGGCTGGACGTCAACGGCTACCGGCTGGCGTACGACCGCTTCAGCAAGACGCTCAACGGCATCGGCTACGTGCCGCCCAGCGCCGACAACTTGAGGATCGAGGTGATCGTGGACCGGGTGGGGGTCGAGGCGTTCGTCAACGACGGCGATCTGTACTTTGTCGACGCACTGAACTCGGCGGACGCGGCGAAGAAGCTCGAGGTGTTCGCGACCGGGGGGCGCGAGCGGAAGGCGGTGCTGAAGTCGCTCACGGTGCACGAACTCGGGTCGATCTGGGCGCCGGCGGACGCGAAGGCGGCGCGGTCGGCGTCGACGCGTTGA
- a CDS encoding D-allulose-6-phosphate 3-epimerase: MTPAPDWFRALPTDRLMLELSLWSADLARLADDLARTASAADLYHVDVADGHFAPALLFFPDLVAAVRKRTAVPLHVHLMAADPVLPAQIDQFADAGADLISVHAENGAVDEQLDHIARRGVAAGVVLQLHTPVPAAAPWLDRVRFVTLLGTAIGVKGQGLAPEAEARLREARALASGAGHRVVVAADGGIREHTVPALRAAGADTVVMGSLAFAAPDLGARVAWARGLGARA, translated from the coding sequence GTGACGCCCGCGCCCGACTGGTTTCGCGCCCTGCCGACGGACCGGCTGATGCTCGAGCTCTCGCTGTGGTCGGCGGACCTCGCGCGGCTCGCGGACGACCTGGCGCGGACCGCGTCCGCCGCGGACCTGTACCACGTCGACGTGGCCGACGGCCACTTCGCGCCGGCGCTGTTGTTCTTCCCCGACCTCGTCGCGGCCGTGCGCAAGCGCACCGCGGTGCCGCTCCACGTCCATCTGATGGCGGCGGACCCGGTGCTCCCCGCGCAGATCGACCAGTTCGCGGACGCCGGCGCGGACCTCATCAGCGTCCACGCCGAGAACGGCGCCGTCGACGAACAGCTCGACCACATCGCCCGTCGTGGCGTGGCGGCCGGCGTGGTCCTCCAACTCCACACGCCCGTGCCCGCGGCGGCCCCGTGGCTCGACCGCGTGCGGTTCGTGACCCTGCTCGGCACCGCGATCGGGGTCAAGGGCCAAGGTCTCGCGCCGGAGGCGGAAGCGCGCCTGCGCGAAGCGCGCGCGCTCGCGTCCGGCGCCGGGCACCGCGTCGTCGTCGCGGCCGACGGCGGGATCCGCGAGCACACCGTCCCGGCGCTCCGCGCGGCCGGCGCGGACACGGTCGTCATGGGCTCGCTCGCCTTCGCGGCCCCGGACCTCGGCGCGCGCGTCGCGTGGGCCCGCGGCCTCGGCGCCCGTGCCTAA
- a CDS encoding epimerase translates to MRLGVFAKTFPGDAPGPVLDAVRAAGFAGTQYNMACSGLNAVPDVVPPATAAAVGRAAAGAGVAVEAVSATYNMIHPDPAVRRRGLRGLDAIAAAAGAMGTGLLTLCTGTRDPDDQWRYHPGNAAPDAWRDLLASFGDALRVAEAHDVTLGVEPEPANVVDSAARARRLIDELGSPRVRIVLDPANLSEAEPAGCQRTIVEEAVEVLGDRIALAHAKDRTADGRVAAPGRGAIDFPHFVSCLRRVGFDGPLVAHGFSADEAPSVARFLAGVVGEGGA, encoded by the coding sequence ATGCGACTCGGCGTGTTCGCGAAGACGTTTCCGGGCGACGCACCCGGCCCCGTCCTCGACGCCGTGCGCGCGGCCGGGTTCGCGGGCACGCAGTACAACATGGCGTGCTCGGGCCTGAACGCGGTGCCCGATGTCGTCCCGCCGGCCACCGCCGCGGCCGTGGGACGCGCGGCGGCCGGGGCGGGCGTCGCGGTCGAGGCGGTCTCGGCGACCTACAACATGATCCATCCGGATCCCGCCGTCCGCCGGCGTGGGCTCCGGGGCCTCGACGCGATCGCCGCGGCCGCGGGCGCGATGGGCACCGGCCTCCTCACGCTGTGCACCGGCACGCGCGACCCGGACGACCAGTGGCGCTACCACCCGGGGAACGCCGCGCCCGACGCGTGGCGGGACCTGCTCGCGAGCTTCGGCGACGCGTTGCGGGTCGCGGAGGCCCACGACGTCACGTTAGGCGTAGAGCCCGAACCCGCCAACGTGGTCGACTCGGCGGCGCGCGCGCGGCGGCTAATCGACGAACTCGGCAGCCCGCGGGTCCGGATCGTGCTCGACCCGGCCAACCTGTCCGAGGCCGAACCCGCCGGGTGCCAACGAACCATCGTCGAGGAAGCCGTCGAAGTTCTCGGCGACCGGATCGCCCTCGCCCACGCGAAGGATCGCACCGCGGACGGACGGGTCGCCGCGCCCGGACGCGGCGCGATCGACTTCCCCCACTTCGTGAGCTGCCTGCGTCGCGTCGGGTTCGACGGGCCCCTCGTCGCGCACGGGTTTTCGGCCGACGAGGCGCCCTCGGTGGCCCGCTTTCTGGCGGGCGTCGTCGGCGAGGGCGGCGCGTGA
- the smoS gene encoding sorbitol dehydrogenase, giving the protein MRLQDKVAVVTGGTGGIGQAIARLFADEGARVVVADVSADAARAVAGELPNDSFGVGVDVASVPSIAAMVDEVVATAGGIDVLVNNAGVFGMEPLLEVTEEGYDRLFAVNVRGFFFVLQQVARHMVETGRRGVIVNTASQAGRRGEAHSAVYAATKATTISLSQSAALALVDKGIRVNAIAPGVVDTPMWARVDALYAEKDGIPLGEKTRQVRAAIPYGRLARPEEVARAALFLASDEAEYIVGQTLNVDGGNVLS; this is encoded by the coding sequence ATGAGGCTCCAGGACAAGGTCGCCGTGGTCACCGGCGGCACCGGCGGCATCGGGCAGGCGATCGCCCGCCTCTTCGCGGACGAGGGCGCCCGGGTCGTCGTCGCCGACGTCTCGGCCGACGCGGCACGGGCCGTCGCCGGGGAGCTGCCGAACGATTCGTTCGGCGTGGGGGTCGACGTGGCGTCGGTGCCGTCGATCGCCGCCATGGTCGACGAGGTCGTGGCGACGGCCGGCGGGATCGACGTGCTCGTCAACAACGCCGGCGTGTTCGGGATGGAGCCGCTGCTCGAGGTCACCGAGGAGGGCTACGACCGGCTGTTCGCGGTCAACGTGCGCGGCTTCTTCTTCGTCTTGCAGCAGGTGGCCCGGCACATGGTCGAGACCGGCCGGCGCGGCGTGATCGTCAACACCGCGTCGCAGGCGGGCCGGCGGGGCGAGGCGCACTCGGCGGTCTACGCCGCGACCAAGGCGACGACGATCAGCCTGTCGCAGTCGGCGGCGCTGGCCCTCGTCGACAAGGGCATCCGGGTCAACGCGATCGCGCCCGGGGTGGTCGACACGCCGATGTGGGCCAGGGTCGACGCGCTGTACGCCGAGAAGGACGGGATCCCGTTAGGCGAGAAGACCCGTCAGGTGCGCGCCGCGATCCCGTACGGCCGGCTCGCCCGGCCGGAGGAGGTCGCGCGCGCGGCGCTGTTCCTCGCGTCGGACGAGGCCGAGTACATCGTCGGCCAGACGCTCAACGTCGACGGCGGGAACGTGCTGAGCTGA